One genomic region from Candidatus Nanosynbacter sp. TM7-074 encodes:
- a CDS encoding ATP-dependent helicase, whose translation MTNFTDGLNDEQARAVTHGDGPLLILAGAGSGKTKTLTHRIAYLIGELKVFPSRILAVTFTNKAAKEMRQRLAQLLGENADNRQFMPWVGTFHSICVRMLRMDGANIGLDKRFLIYDTDDQASLMKQIMKARGLTDKDIKPRAVLSVISNAKNEMRSAEDFSMSARGPREQKIAELFFAYEKALKKAAALDFDDLLTKTVELLQNSPEIRQKWQRQFEYILIDEYQDTNAVQYALIKLLVNERRNLCVVGDDAQSIYSFRGADYTNILNFERDFPGTTVVKLEQNYRSTGAILGLANSLIQHNIHRTDKNLWTANGDGADPKLWQLYSESEEALAIANEIQAQITNGRQYGDVAVLYRTNAQSYAIERALRQSYIPYKIVGGLRFLDRAVIKDVLAYLRLLYQPSDRVSFLRIVNTPKRGIGAVSMAKFLEWNAASGRDIISGLLVVEEADNLTARAKRPLLELGKILEELQQEIDDSPAELIEKIIRQTGYGDFINDGTPQADERMENIGVLVAEAKAYVDVATFLEEMSLMSSADATADQQVTLMTLHAAKGLEFPVVFLAGLEEGILPHARVFDSGKADDIEEERRLCYVGVTRAREELFISCANSRTQFGQIGYNMPSRFLDEMGLLAGGADKPAQPMIEPEFYTEDLGLEVGDRVRSPSFGSGEIIDSDGLGVTVKFDDGNIKKLNVEFARLEKI comes from the coding sequence ATGACTAATTTTACGGATGGTTTAAATGACGAGCAAGCTCGAGCGGTGACGCATGGCGACGGACCGCTATTGATTTTGGCGGGTGCTGGTTCTGGAAAGACAAAAACACTGACGCATCGAATTGCTTATTTGATTGGCGAGTTGAAAGTTTTTCCTAGCCGAATTTTAGCAGTAACCTTTACTAATAAAGCGGCTAAGGAAATGCGGCAGCGATTGGCGCAGTTGCTGGGTGAGAATGCTGATAATCGTCAATTTATGCCGTGGGTGGGGACATTTCATAGCATTTGTGTACGAATGTTGCGGATGGACGGCGCAAATATTGGGCTTGATAAGCGGTTTCTTATTTATGATACTGATGATCAGGCAAGCCTGATGAAGCAAATTATGAAAGCGCGCGGTCTGACGGATAAAGATATTAAGCCGCGGGCGGTGCTGTCGGTTATTTCAAACGCTAAAAATGAAATGCGCAGTGCGGAAGATTTTTCAATGTCAGCGCGCGGCCCTCGGGAGCAGAAAATTGCTGAATTGTTCTTCGCCTATGAAAAAGCCTTGAAAAAGGCGGCGGCGCTTGACTTCGATGATTTATTAACTAAAACCGTGGAATTATTACAGAATAGCCCAGAGATTCGCCAGAAATGGCAGCGTCAGTTTGAATATATTCTAATTGATGAGTATCAGGATACGAATGCTGTGCAGTACGCGCTGATCAAATTGTTGGTTAACGAACGGCGTAACCTATGCGTAGTTGGCGATGATGCGCAGTCGATTTATAGTTTTCGCGGCGCTGATTATACTAATATTCTTAATTTCGAGCGCGACTTTCCGGGGACAACCGTGGTTAAATTGGAGCAAAATTATCGTTCAACAGGCGCGATTTTAGGTTTAGCAAATTCGCTCATTCAGCATAATATTCATCGGACAGATAAGAATCTATGGACGGCAAATGGTGATGGCGCCGATCCAAAATTATGGCAATTATATAGCGAGTCGGAAGAGGCGCTGGCGATTGCTAATGAGATTCAAGCGCAAATTACTAATGGCCGCCAGTACGGCGACGTGGCGGTATTATATCGGACAAATGCCCAGAGCTATGCGATTGAGCGGGCGCTCAGGCAGAGTTATATCCCTTATAAAATTGTCGGCGGCTTAAGGTTTTTGGATCGGGCAGTCATCAAAGATGTGCTAGCCTACCTGCGTTTACTATATCAGCCGAGCGACCGGGTTAGTTTTTTGCGAATCGTCAATACTCCAAAGCGCGGTATTGGTGCGGTCAGTATGGCTAAGTTTTTGGAATGGAACGCGGCTTCGGGCCGAGATATAATCAGTGGTCTTTTGGTGGTCGAAGAGGCAGATAATTTGACGGCGCGAGCAAAACGACCTTTGCTAGAGTTGGGAAAAATCCTGGAGGAATTACAGCAGGAAATTGATGACTCGCCAGCGGAATTAATTGAAAAAATTATCAGACAAACTGGTTACGGGGATTTTATCAACGACGGCACGCCTCAGGCCGATGAGCGGATGGAAAATATCGGTGTTCTCGTAGCGGAGGCGAAGGCTTATGTTGATGTGGCGACTTTCCTAGAAGAAATGTCACTGATGTCTTCGGCGGATGCTACAGCTGATCAGCAGGTAACTTTGATGACGCTACATGCTGCTAAAGGATTAGAATTTCCGGTGGTTTTCTTGGCGGGTCTGGAAGAGGGAATTTTGCCACACGCACGAGTGTTTGATAGTGGTAAGGCTGACGATATTGAGGAAGAGCGTCGGCTGTGTTATGTGGGAGTAACTCGGGCGCGAGAGGAATTGTTTATCAGCTGCGCTAACTCCCGGACTCAGTTTGGGCAGATTGGCTATAATATGCCGTCGCGATTCTTGGATGAAATGGGGCTGTTAGCGGGTGGGGCTGATAAGCCGGCTCAGCCAATGATAGAGCCTGAATTTTATACGGAGGATCTTGGATTAGAGGTGGGCGATCGTGTGCGCAGCCCAAGCTTCGGTTCAGGTGAAATTATTGATAGCGATGGTCTTGGTGTGACTGTGAAATTTGACGACGGAAACATTAAGAAGCTGAATGTTGAATTCGCGCGCTTGGAGAAAATTTGA
- the tpiA gene encoding triose-phosphate isomerase yields the protein MRKKLIIGNWKMNFNMHEASLYLHKLMNTLPSHRDVEVVLAPTILTLQSLSLQVNRRIAKLAAQNCYWRDSGAYTGETPVAHLRGIADYALIGHSERRYIFIESEKDIRLKVQAAIRNRIRPVLCIGETIQERTLGETKDVLADQLTSGLANITAEELGEVVVAYEPVWAIGTGDNAKAIDVKKAAQMIRRHIAHLYGKKAAESVRILYGGSITPASAADYLAIDELDGLLVGAASLDAYQFKEIISKAHKG from the coding sequence ATGAGAAAAAAATTAATTATCGGTAACTGGAAAATGAACTTCAATATGCATGAGGCAAGCTTATATTTACATAAGCTAATGAATACGCTGCCGTCTCATCGGGATGTTGAAGTGGTATTGGCGCCTACGATTTTGACGCTGCAGAGTTTAAGTTTGCAGGTCAATCGGCGGATTGCCAAATTGGCAGCCCAAAACTGTTACTGGCGAGACTCCGGGGCTTACACCGGCGAGACTCCGGTGGCACATCTTCGAGGAATTGCTGATTATGCTCTAATTGGACATTCAGAAAGACGATATATTTTTATTGAGAGTGAGAAGGATATCCGGTTGAAAGTTCAGGCGGCGATTCGTAATCGGATACGTCCAGTCCTGTGTATTGGCGAGACTATTCAAGAGCGAACGCTTGGCGAAACAAAAGATGTTTTAGCGGATCAGCTTACCAGTGGCTTGGCAAATATCACAGCGGAAGAGCTTGGCGAAGTGGTTGTGGCTTATGAGCCGGTTTGGGCAATTGGCACTGGTGATAATGCTAAGGCGATTGATGTAAAAAAGGCTGCACAAATGATTCGGCGGCACATTGCCCATCTGTACGGTAAAAAGGCGGCAGAATCAGTACGTATTTTGTACGGAGGCAGTATTACACCAGCGAGCGCCGCAGACTACTTGGCGATTGACGAACTTGATGGTTTATTAGTGGGGGCAGCAAGCTTAGACGCATATCAATTTAAGGAGATAATTTCAAAGGCGCATAAAGGTTAA
- the pgk gene encoding phosphoglycerate kinase yields MGRKFPKQTIRDVDLRGKTILLRSDYNVPLTKRGQISDDLRIRASLPTLRYLLEQNCKIIIMSHLGRPKGRDLKLSLKVVADHLSKLLGSPVKLLGDCVGESVRQTVRRAPLGSVIMLENLRFYDEEEADDLVFAKSIQRAVRADYFVQDGFAVAHRAHASTHAISLCVPGLAGLLLEKEYITITKAMSSPKRPLVAIIGGAKVSDKISLIKRLIKKADRILIGGAMSNTFLHCRGVNIGKSVFESGMERVVSEIYDLAAAKVGADNVDKFLVLPVDVAVASEISKDCHRREVSVDHIKDDDMALDIGSQTIETFTKILADAKTVIWNGPLGYAEIDNFAIGSARAALAIAQNNEATSIVGGGDTADFILKWDGHDGVSFTHVSTGGGASMALMAGKKLPGIESLLDSYGMR; encoded by the coding sequence TTCTGATGACCTAAGAATTCGTGCTTCTCTGCCCACCCTGCGCTATCTTCTGGAGCAGAATTGTAAGATTATTATAATGTCGCATTTGGGGAGGCCAAAGGGTAGGGACCTCAAACTTAGCCTGAAGGTTGTAGCGGATCATCTGTCTAAATTGCTGGGTAGTCCGGTGAAGCTGCTGGGCGATTGTGTAGGCGAATCAGTTCGCCAGACTGTTCGCCGTGCGCCACTGGGAAGTGTCATTATGCTGGAAAATCTGCGTTTTTACGACGAAGAAGAGGCGGATGATTTGGTGTTTGCTAAGTCAATTCAGCGAGCGGTTCGGGCGGATTACTTTGTGCAGGATGGATTTGCGGTGGCGCATCGAGCGCACGCTAGCACGCATGCCATTTCTCTTTGCGTGCCAGGGTTAGCAGGTTTATTGCTCGAGAAAGAATACATAACGATAACTAAAGCAATGAGCAGTCCTAAGCGTCCGCTGGTGGCAATTATTGGCGGTGCAAAAGTAAGCGACAAAATTTCTCTGATAAAGCGCTTGATAAAAAAAGCTGACCGAATTTTAATAGGCGGCGCAATGTCAAATACGTTTCTTCATTGTCGTGGTGTAAATATTGGCAAGAGTGTTTTTGAGTCGGGAATGGAGAGGGTTGTATCGGAAATCTATGACCTGGCAGCCGCTAAAGTTGGTGCCGATAATGTCGATAAATTTTTGGTTTTACCAGTGGACGTGGCGGTGGCGTCGGAGATTTCTAAAGATTGTCACAGACGAGAAGTTAGTGTTGATCACATAAAAGATGATGATATGGCACTTGATATTGGCAGTCAGACGATTGAGACTTTTACAAAAATACTAGCGGACGCCAAAACTGTTATTTGGAATGGGCCGCTGGGATATGCAGAAATTGATAATTTTGCGATTGGTTCAGCGCGAGCTGCCCTAGCGATTGCTCAGAATAATGAGGCGACTTCAATTGTTGGTGGCGGGGATACGGCGGATTTTATATTGAAGTGGGATGGTCATGATGGGGTTAGCTTCACGCACGTTTCCACTGGTGGCGGGGCTAGTATGGCCTTGATGGCTGGTAAAAAATTGCCCGGAATTGAAAGTTTACTAGACTCATACGGCATGAGGTGA